Proteins from one Thermococcus sp. M36 genomic window:
- the mtnA gene encoding S-methyl-5-thioribose-1-phosphate isomerase, translated as MEVRYRPEELTRLPRSVTYEKGKVIMIDQTLLPREFKTIELTTVDQVAEAIVTMKVRGAPAIGAAAAFGLALYADTTKAKTKDEFMDGFYSAYDRLKNTRPTAVNLFWALNRIKKLVEEHFEDPLHEIKRLIVAEAQKIADEDVEANLRMGHYGAKVLPEGNVLTHCNAGSLATVHLGTVGAVLRVMNKEGTLKLLWVDETRPVLQGARLSAWEYHYDGIPLKLISDNMAGFVMQQGKVDAIIVGADRIVANGDFANKIGTYTLAVLAKEHGIPFFTVAPLSTIDMSLKSGKEIPIEERKPEEVLTCGGCRIAPDVDVYNPAFDVTPHKYLTGIITDQGVVWPPFERNLRRLFKME; from the coding sequence ATGGAGGTAAGATACAGGCCAGAGGAGTTGACGAGGCTTCCAAGGAGCGTGACCTACGAGAAAGGAAAGGTCATCATGATCGACCAGACCCTTTTGCCGAGGGAGTTCAAGACTATCGAGCTGACGACCGTTGACCAAGTCGCGGAAGCGATAGTCACGATGAAAGTCCGCGGTGCGCCGGCGATAGGCGCGGCTGCCGCTTTTGGCTTGGCCCTCTACGCGGACACAACCAAGGCAAAGACGAAGGACGAGTTCATGGACGGATTTTACTCTGCCTACGACAGGCTCAAGAACACGAGGCCGACGGCTGTAAACCTCTTCTGGGCCCTCAACAGGATAAAGAAGCTCGTGGAGGAGCACTTTGAAGACCCGCTCCACGAGATTAAGAGGCTTATCGTCGCCGAGGCCCAGAAAATAGCAGACGAAGATGTTGAGGCGAACCTCAGGATGGGGCACTATGGAGCCAAAGTCCTCCCGGAAGGTAACGTTCTAACGCACTGCAACGCTGGCAGCTTGGCAACCGTCCACCTCGGAACAGTTGGGGCAGTTCTCAGAGTCATGAACAAGGAGGGTACTCTAAAGCTCCTCTGGGTGGACGAGACGAGGCCCGTCCTTCAGGGCGCAAGGCTTAGCGCCTGGGAGTATCACTACGACGGAATTCCACTCAAGCTTATAAGCGACAACATGGCCGGCTTCGTGATGCAGCAGGGAAAGGTCGACGCGATAATAGTCGGCGCTGACAGGATTGTAGCGAACGGCGACTTTGCCAACAAGATCGGCACTTACACACTAGCAGTTCTCGCGAAGGAGCACGGGATTCCATTCTTCACCGTCGCACCGCTTTCGACGATAGACATGAGCCTCAAGAGCGGGAAAGAGATACCCATAGAGGAAAGGAAACCGGAGGAAGTTCTCACCTGCGGGGGCTGCAGGATTGCCCCCGATGTGGACGTCTACAACCCAGCCTTCGACGTCACGCCCCACAAGTATCTCACTGGAATAATCACGGATCAGGGCGTCGTGTGGCCGCCCTTCGAGAGAAACCTACGCAGGCTCTTTAAGATGGAGTGA
- a CDS encoding NTPase — protein sequence MTLRIFVTGPAGVGKTTLVERIAKEADRWGYIVGGMITREVRRDGRRIGFKITALDTGEEGTLASIRGTSHLPGVPFGKYVVHVDEIERVGVSAIRRALVEADLIVIDEIGPMEYKSDEFIRVVGEVLKFEKPLLAVVHRKFADRFRPLGKLHTLSVENRNRAFAEVLDEVMKELKGVRG from the coding sequence ATGACGCTGAGAATATTCGTGACCGGCCCTGCCGGGGTTGGAAAGACCACGCTCGTGGAGCGCATTGCTAAAGAAGCCGACCGCTGGGGATATATCGTTGGCGGAATGATAACCAGAGAGGTGCGCAGAGACGGCAGGAGGATTGGATTTAAGATCACCGCACTCGACACGGGCGAAGAGGGGACCCTCGCCAGCATCAGGGGAACTTCTCATTTGCCAGGGGTTCCCTTCGGGAAGTACGTTGTCCACGTGGACGAGATCGAGCGCGTCGGCGTTTCAGCGATAAGAAGGGCGCTCGTTGAGGCGGATCTGATAGTCATCGATGAGATCGGCCCGATGGAGTACAAGAGCGACGAGTTCATCAGGGTCGTGGGGGAAGTCCTGAAGTTCGAGAAACCTCTTCTGGCGGTTGTTCACAGAAAGTTCGCCGACAGGTTCAGGCCGCTGGGGAAACTTCACACGCTGAGTGTCGAGAACAGAAACAGGGCTTTCGCTGAGGTGCTCGATGAAGTTATGAAAGAGCTGAAGGGAGTCAGAGGTTGA
- a CDS encoding cyclic nucleotide-binding/CBS domain-containing protein, which translates to MAPRIAVGQVVKRKAVIVKPDDTVHRVARILSKNKVGSAVVVKGDEIVGIITDRDILDKVVARGRDPKEVKVEEVMTKKPVTIEDDYDISDAIDRMMEKGIRRLLVTRLGRPIGFVTAADLLAALNTYNQEEEETSEETEVYGICELCGQYGPLYKVYIEGGEKWICESCKDSLNL; encoded by the coding sequence ATGGCACCCAGAATTGCCGTGGGACAAGTGGTTAAGAGGAAGGCAGTCATTGTCAAACCGGACGACACCGTCCACAGGGTCGCCAGGATACTCTCAAAAAACAAGGTCGGGAGTGCGGTTGTTGTTAAAGGAGATGAGATTGTCGGGATAATAACCGACAGGGACATACTTGACAAGGTCGTGGCAAGGGGACGTGACCCCAAGGAAGTGAAAGTCGAGGAAGTCATGACCAAGAAGCCCGTAACCATTGAGGACGACTACGATATAAGCGATGCCATTGACAGGATGATGGAGAAGGGCATCAGGAGGCTCCTCGTTACGAGGCTCGGGCGCCCTATAGGTTTCGTGACAGCCGCGGATCTCCTGGCAGCTCTGAACACGTACAACCAGGAGGAAGAGGAAACGAGTGAAGAAACCGAGGTCTATGGAATCTGCGAGCTCTGCGGACAGTACGGGCCGCTCTACAAGGTCTACATCGAGGGCGGCGAGAAGTGGATATGCGAGAGCTGCAAGGACTCGCTCAACCTCTGA
- the albA gene encoding DNA-binding protein Alba: MAEEHVVYIGKKPVMNYVLAVITQFNEGAKEVSVKARGRAISRAVDVAEIVRNRFLPEVRVKEIRIGTEELPTADGRTANTSTIEIILEKP, translated from the coding sequence ATGGCTGAGGAGCACGTCGTCTACATCGGAAAGAAGCCGGTTATGAACTACGTCCTCGCCGTGATAACCCAGTTCAACGAGGGCGCTAAGGAGGTCAGCGTCAAGGCTCGCGGTAGGGCCATCAGCAGGGCCGTCGACGTCGCCGAGATCGTCAGGAACAGGTTCCTCCCAGAGGTCAGGGTCAAGGAGATCAGGATCGGTACTGAGGAGCTCCCGACTGCCGATGGCAGGACCGCCAACACCTCGACCATCGAGATCATCCTTGAGAAGCCGTGA
- a CDS encoding winged helix-turn-helix domain-containing protein, producing the protein MARLDYETIDIHDERAKELAQILVNDKAIAILHLVEDRALSISEISRELNLPISTVSYHVDKMLNVGLIEVAGKKYGKRLQEVKLYRASDRPILLVPRKSVAKVKKKTITSFKRLRVISLALAGLVSAGVYVAAKSALTPTGSGAPEKAMYQAVNNGTAVVSQTIHTPAPTNTSTQAVLHEVQSTSPSPGLWAHETAVPVGLAVAAFILTFLMVSYLLKRRR; encoded by the coding sequence GTGGCGCGCTTGGACTACGAGACGATAGACATACACGACGAGCGGGCGAAGGAGCTCGCCCAGATCCTTGTAAACGACAAGGCCATAGCTATTCTTCACCTTGTTGAAGACCGTGCACTTTCGATAAGCGAAATCTCCCGGGAGCTGAACCTGCCCATCTCCACGGTCTCGTACCACGTAGATAAAATGCTCAACGTTGGTCTGATCGAGGTGGCGGGCAAAAAATACGGGAAGAGGCTTCAGGAGGTCAAGCTCTACCGCGCCTCGGACAGGCCCATCCTCCTTGTCCCCAGGAAGAGCGTTGCCAAGGTAAAGAAGAAGACCATCACGAGCTTCAAGAGGCTGCGTGTCATAAGTCTGGCTCTGGCCGGCCTGGTGTCTGCCGGGGTCTACGTGGCGGCCAAGAGTGCCCTAACCCCCACGGGCAGCGGGGCGCCCGAAAAAGCGATGTATCAGGCAGTAAACAACGGTACTGCTGTCGTCTCCCAGACCATCCATACCCCAGCTCCAACCAACACGAGCACCCAGGCAGTGCTTCATGAAGTTCAGTCAACCTCCCCCAGTCCGGGTCTGTGGGCCCATGAAACTGCAGTACCGGTGGGATTAGCCGTTGCGGCATTCATCTTAACGTTTCTCATGGTCTCTTACCTGTTAAAGCGCCGGAGATGA
- a CDS encoding iron-containing alcohol dehydrogenase produces the protein MFWLKTRIIEGEGSLERLKKEIKGYERVLILASKSMKRHGFLSEAEDYVKEAGAEVFSIAGLPAEPSVETVEELLPKLREEFQPDLLVALGGGSVIDTTKALKVFYDVPELNFEEIAFIDRFSKPKPVPRLKTPLIAIPSTSGAGSEVSAASVLKKGEIKYNIVTPDIAPEVAILDLRLPRTMPAEVARNSGLDVLVHGIEAYTTKVANPFSDAMAIKAIKTVYRWLPLSVRGDEEARARVHYAATMAGIAFLNARLGLCHAMSHKAAWIGPHGLLNAVFLPYVMEFNAERSDYARKRYAEIARELGFQTAKDLIEVVGELNEMLGVPRLSELVDEETFISKVEEMAEKAYRDGLVAFNPVEPKPEEIRELYLRTYRGE, from the coding sequence ATGTTCTGGCTGAAAACTAGGATAATCGAGGGGGAGGGCTCCCTCGAGAGACTGAAAAAGGAAATCAAGGGGTACGAGCGTGTCCTCATTCTGGCCTCAAAGTCTATGAAGAGGCACGGCTTCCTGAGCGAGGCCGAGGACTACGTGAAGGAAGCCGGAGCCGAGGTCTTCTCGATTGCGGGTTTACCAGCAGAGCCAAGCGTTGAGACCGTCGAAGAGCTGCTGCCAAAGCTCAGGGAGGAGTTCCAGCCGGACTTACTGGTTGCCCTTGGCGGCGGGAGCGTCATCGACACAACTAAAGCCCTCAAGGTTTTCTATGACGTCCCCGAGCTGAACTTCGAGGAGATTGCCTTCATCGACCGCTTTTCGAAGCCGAAGCCTGTTCCCCGGCTCAAAACACCCCTCATAGCGATACCCTCGACGAGCGGAGCCGGTAGTGAGGTTTCTGCCGCAAGCGTGCTGAAGAAAGGCGAGATCAAGTACAACATAGTGACGCCAGATATAGCGCCCGAGGTCGCAATACTTGACCTAAGGCTTCCGAGAACGATGCCCGCTGAAGTCGCGAGGAACTCCGGCCTTGACGTCCTCGTCCACGGGATAGAGGCCTACACGACGAAGGTTGCCAATCCCTTCAGCGACGCCATGGCGATTAAGGCGATAAAGACCGTTTACAGGTGGTTGCCCTTGTCAGTTAGGGGTGACGAGGAGGCAAGGGCAAGGGTACACTACGCGGCAACAATGGCTGGGATAGCTTTCCTTAACGCGCGCCTCGGCCTATGCCATGCAATGAGCCACAAGGCGGCATGGATAGGGCCGCACGGCCTCCTCAACGCGGTATTCCTGCCCTACGTGATGGAGTTCAACGCCGAGAGGAGCGACTACGCGAGGAAGCGCTACGCGGAGATAGCGAGGGAGCTTGGCTTCCAGACGGCGAAGGACCTGATCGAGGTCGTGGGGGAGCTCAACGAGATGCTCGGAGTTCCTAGGCTGAGCGAGCTGGTTGACGAGGAGACATTCATCTCGAAGGTCGAGGAGATGGCGGAGAAGGCCTACCGCGACGGGCTTGTGGCTTTTAACCCCGTCGAGCCGAAGCCCGAGGAGATAAGGGAGCTCTACCTGAGAACCTACAGGGGAGAATGA
- a CDS encoding DUF134 domain-containing protein, whose amino-acid sequence MPMGMGPGRGRGRGRRRKMRMIGFIPQVRHFYPALPPVGQPKPPIFMTYEEFEALRLVDHEGLTQEEAGKRMGVSRGTVWRALSSARKKVAQMLVEGRELIILPQGNEVPKGMVEEKQ is encoded by the coding sequence ATGCCGATGGGAATGGGGCCGGGCAGGGGCCGTGGAAGGGGCAGAAGAAGAAAGATGAGGATGATAGGATTTATTCCCCAGGTTAGACATTTCTATCCCGCGCTGCCACCCGTTGGACAGCCTAAACCTCCGATTTTCATGACTTACGAGGAGTTCGAAGCGCTCAGACTGGTCGACCATGAAGGCTTAACGCAGGAAGAGGCCGGAAAGAGGATGGGCGTCTCTCGTGGCACTGTGTGGAGGGCACTGAGCTCCGCAAGGAAAAAAGTGGCCCAGATGCTGGTTGAAGGCAGGGAGCTTATCATCCTGCCGCAGGGCAACGAGGTTCCCAAAGGGATGGTTGAAGAGAAGCAGTGA
- the purB gene encoding adenylosuccinate lyase, which translates to MAVHPIDYRYGSEEMRQVWDEGNKLQKLLDVEAALARAHARVGNIPEESARVISERANTNWVKLERVKEIEAEIHHDIMAVVKALSEVCGEHGKYVHLGATSNDIIDTANALLIKESIAIIEKDLRELRSILKKLAEEHKYTVCIGRTHGQHAVPTTYGMKFALWLDEIQRHIDRIGELKERVLVGQISGAVGTMASFGDKGLEIQRLVMEDLGLRPARISSQIIQRDVYAELMMVLALIASTLDKIALEIRNLQRTEILEVSEPFGEKQVGSSTMPHKRNPIRSEKVSGLARVLYSNVIPALLNNPLWHERDLTNSSVERVILPESFVLLDEMLKSMKKVLLGLEFFPENIKRNLYMTHNLIMAEPLMLKLAERGMGRQEAHELVRGLAMRAFYEKRDLMEIAKESEEVRKFLSEEDFENLKPENYIGLAPQIVDNVIAYIEEKERKEGL; encoded by the coding sequence ATGGCCGTTCATCCCATTGATTACAGATACGGTAGCGAGGAGATGCGTCAGGTATGGGACGAAGGGAACAAGCTCCAGAAGCTCCTCGACGTTGAGGCAGCGTTGGCGAGGGCACATGCGAGGGTTGGTAACATACCAGAAGAGAGCGCCCGGGTCATAAGCGAGAGGGCGAACACCAATTGGGTCAAGCTTGAGCGCGTCAAGGAGATAGAGGCCGAGATACACCACGACATAATGGCCGTCGTTAAAGCCCTAAGTGAGGTCTGCGGCGAGCACGGCAAATATGTCCACCTTGGGGCCACCTCAAACGACATAATAGACACCGCCAACGCTCTTCTCATCAAGGAATCCATTGCGATAATCGAGAAGGATCTTAGGGAGCTCCGCTCAATCCTCAAGAAGCTTGCGGAGGAGCACAAGTACACGGTCTGCATTGGGAGAACCCATGGGCAACATGCTGTTCCTACTACCTACGGCATGAAGTTTGCCCTCTGGCTCGATGAGATACAGAGACACATAGACAGGATAGGGGAGCTGAAGGAAAGGGTTTTAGTTGGTCAGATAAGCGGTGCAGTTGGAACAATGGCGTCTTTCGGCGATAAGGGTCTCGAAATTCAGCGCCTTGTAATGGAGGATCTCGGTCTCAGGCCTGCCAGAATAAGCAGCCAGATAATCCAGCGCGACGTTTACGCGGAACTAATGATGGTTCTCGCGCTTATAGCTTCCACCCTCGACAAGATAGCCCTCGAAATCAGAAACCTCCAGAGAACTGAAATCCTCGAGGTGAGCGAGCCCTTCGGAGAGAAGCAGGTGGGCTCCTCGACAATGCCCCACAAGAGGAACCCTATACGGAGCGAGAAGGTGAGTGGCTTGGCGAGGGTTCTCTACTCCAACGTCATTCCTGCACTGCTCAACAACCCCCTATGGCACGAGAGGGATCTGACGAACTCCTCTGTCGAGCGCGTTATCCTTCCTGAGAGCTTTGTTCTACTTGACGAGATGCTCAAGAGCATGAAGAAGGTTCTCTTGGGGCTGGAGTTCTTCCCGGAGAACATTAAGAGGAACCTCTACATGACTCACAACCTCATAATGGCCGAGCCGCTTATGCTCAAGCTTGCTGAGAGAGGCATGGGAAGGCAGGAGGCGCATGAATTGGTGAGAGGACTGGCAATGAGGGCGTTCTACGAGAAGAGGGACCTCATGGAGATTGCAAAGGAAAGTGAAGAGGTCAGAAAGTTCCTCAGTGAGGAAGACTTTGAGAACCTAAAGCCGGAGAACTACATTGGTCTCGCGCCGCAGATAGTTGATAACGTAATTGCCTATATAGAGGAGAAAGAGCGAAAAGAAGGGCTGTGA